GACTGTTCCTCAAACTTGATTTGCTGGGTTTTATAATCCAACTGATTTCTCTGTTGCTGTCTGAATAAGTTGCGGTCTTGAATTTCCTAAAGTTATAGCCTTTTTGTATATTCGGACCAACCCTTGTCTGCAAAGTCTTCGACTTTCCAGTCTGTAAGATTCTTTAATTAACGCTAAATATATTATCTCTTCATCCTTTTAGCTCTCTTGTTTTGGCTCTGAACAAATTTGCTGAATCTAATTCAAAGCTGTTAGTTTTAAGAAGTCTTGCTTTTGTGCCCTGATGTGGATTCTCTTGTTTTCTCAAAGTTTATGGCCCTGTTTGCTTTTTGTTTGTGCAGTATACAAGAGGCTGGAGCTGGGGAAGAAGAAAAGGATTGTCTATGGAGGCAGACGGCGTAAAAGGTTTGGCATGCCAGAAGACTATGGATGGGAATGCGAGTAATGGGACTGGTGTGGAGAAGACTGTACCTTCTTGTTGCCTCAAGGCCATGTCTTGCTTACCAGAGGAAGATGCTAAGTGCCACTCCACTGTTGTCTCTGGATGGTTCTCTGAACCTCCTCACCCTCGCTCTTCTGGTCTCTTTACTTTGTtcttttcttctccatttttTCACAACAACATGTCTTATTTTTggacttattattatttttttttttggtattttggatGCAGGCAAAAGAGACAAAGCAGTGTATTTCAATAACCCTATGTGGCCAGGTAGGTCACTGACCTCTTAGTAGACTTGTTCCTTTTCAGTATCTTTTGCTACCTTAAGATTGTCTTTGTTTGAGGTTTTTGATGTGTTTATTATATGCCTAGGAATGGTTGTACATGTGACTTATGCAGTTATGCTGTTGTTTTGTATTGATTGTAGGAGAAGCACACTCACTAAAAGTTGAGAAAGTTCTATTCAAAGACAAGTCAGACTATCAGGAAGTCCTAGTGTTTGAGGTTTGAGCTAGATTTTCTCGTTCTTATCATCTTCGGAATTCGTCAGTTTCGAACTGTGCTGATTTGTTTATGCTTTAGGATAAGTTAACCTCATATTTGTTCTTGCAGTCAGCTACCTATGGGAAAGTGCTTGTTCTAGATGGTATTCTACAGCTGACTGAAAAAGATGAATTTGCATATCAGGAGATGATAGCCCATCTACCTCTATGCTCCACACCTTCACCTAAAAATGTAATTTCTCTCACCTTCAAAGTTTTTTAGCCTTTGCTTGCCTATATCTCGTGTCCTCTTGCAAGTAATTGAATTAAAAGTATGTACAGTTTGTGATGATTACTCCTTTTTTTTGATGAACCTGATGGGACACAATGTGCTTGCCTGTTTTAGTTCACGTTTGATCTCATGAGATTGATCATTTCGCCAATGCTGATCATCCCCgtacattaaacatttattcAGCTCTCAATTTTTTTAAGGGTTGTATGAATATTTGCAGGTCCTGGTTGTTGGTGGAGGTGATGGTGGTGTTCTCAGGGAGATTTCTCGCCATAGTTCTGTTGAGGTTATCGACATCTGTGAGATTGACAAGATGGTTATAGATGTAAGTATATGGTCTTCCTTTGCCTATCTTAAATATGATCACTTTTAGCTTTGTGCTCTATCTCAGACAACATTTGATTGCTTTGGTCTTGTAGGTGTCTAAGAAATTCTTCCCTGAGTTAGCGGTTGGATTTGAGGATCCTCGTGTTCAACTTCACATTGGTGATGGTAACTAAGCATCCTTCTACTTACTCCCAGTTTTAAAACCTATTTGAACTTTTGTAATGAATCACATCGGTGTCTATCTGATTGCTTCTGGCAGCTGTTGAGTTCCTCCGCAACTCCCCTGAAGGGAAGTATGATGCCATTATTGTGGATTCTTCAGATCCTGTTGGTATGATTCTCTCTGGATATCTAAGTAGCAGCTGATGAGTTCTACCTCTCTCTCACGCTTTTTGGCTTCTATACAATATACATAGGTCCTGCTCAGGCGCTTGTTGAGAAGCCTTTCTTTGAAACGTTAGCTAGAGCGTTGAAGCCTGGAGGAGTTCTTTGCAACATGGCGGAAAGCATGTGGCTCCACACTCATCTCATTGAAGACATGATCTCGGTTTGCCGCCAAACATTCAAAACCGTTCAGTATGCGTGGAGCAGCGTCCCAACATATCCTAGGTAACTTGTAGTTTTCTTCTAATCACGTTTTGTGGCCTcactaaaaaataatgtataatctTTATTGCAGCGGCGTGATTGGTTTCATCTTGTGCTCTACCGATGGTCCGGCTGTTGACTTCAAGAACCCTATCAACCCCATTGAGAAACTAGACGGTGCCATGACTTATAAGCGAGAAATGAAGTTTTATAACTCTGATGTAAGTTTCTCAATGACTTCTCCATAGATTTACTTGTACAATAATCTTAATCTGTCTTTTCTTAACAAAACAGATGCACAGAGCAGCTTTCGCTTTGCCCACATTCCTTAGAAGAGAAGTGGCTTCActtctgtcttcttcttcttgacttTTCTATTGCCTTGTCAGTTTTATTATATCCAATCATATATAAAACCTCTGTAACAGAGAGAATAATAACATCATATGGAGGCTTTGTATCTCTAAGCTCACtccttttaatatattatattaaagacttctatttttatatatcggCACTATACGCATATAATCATCACTATTGAAATCCGGTTCAGCTGGTTTCTGAAGTAGTAGCATAGGTGGCATTCGTTCCAGCATCCTCGGTTTACGCACCGAACCGCTCCTTCGTATAGTCCGCAAGATGTTTGCAGCAAACCGTGACGCGTACATCGTAGCACCAAAGCTCGGTGAGCTTCCACAAGCTTCTTTAGCCAAAGCGTCCTGCAACCGGTTCTCTTCTTGTCTAAGAGTCTCCTCTAGTCTCTTCTTCACGCATCTTCTCCAAAAGGCTTGTATGAAGCAAGCAGCCCAAGTCCTCCATTGCTGCGAGTAGAATCTGAAAGTATGTCTCAGCTGTTTGCTGTGGAGACGTCTGAACTGAGAAGCCACGAATTTGAGGTTGTCTGCTTTGAGTGCGAAGGCTTCGACTTCCACGAGAGCTTGAACGGTTCTTGTCGAGATTGGGAGGTTTGTGGATGTGTGTGGGTCTAAAGCCCAGGTTAGAAGCTCCTCTCCGCAGAAATCACCAGCTCCGAGATGCTCGGAGTTGAAGAAACCGGTTCTTCCACCGTTTGTTGTCATTGTTAGAAGCTTCCCACGCATTATGAAGAGCATTTCA
This genomic stretch from Brassica napus cultivar Da-Ae chromosome C9, Da-Ae, whole genome shotgun sequence harbors:
- the LOC106414322 gene encoding spermine synthase-like; this encodes MEADGVKGLACQKTMDGNASNGTGVEKTVPSCCLKAMSCLPEEDAKCHSTVVSGWFSEPPHPRSSGKRDKAVYFNNPMWPGEAHSLKVEKVLFKDKSDYQEVLVFESATYGKVLVLDGILQLTEKDEFAYQEMIAHLPLCSTPSPKNVLVVGGGDGGVLREISRHSSVEVIDICEIDKMVIDVSKKFFPELAVGFEDPRVQLHIGDAVEFLRNSPEGKYDAIIVDSSDPVGPAQALVEKPFFETLARALKPGGVLCNMAESMWLHTHLIEDMISVCRQTFKTVQYAWSSVPTYPSGVIGFILCSTDGPAVDFKNPINPIEKLDGAMTYKREMKFYNSDMHRAAFALPTFLRREVASLLSSSS